The genomic stretch AAAGCAAGAGGCAAGACACTAATGGTTAGAACAGTGATATTTTCTGGGAATGTTTGTATTAGATACAAATCGGTGACTCAGAACCAAATTGGGGTTCGGTGTTAGCTAAATAAAAGGCTATAAAGTAAAAAGGAATTTCCTTCAAATGTTCAGTGGAATGAGGAAAACTTGGCTTAGGGAGAGAGGCAAAGTATTACCAGCAAGGGAAAATTACGTAAACTGGGTTTACTGGGATAGAAAAATCTagaatcaaaaaatttctaatgAACTGAACCTAAACATTATCTATAATCATATAGAATTTCTATAACTGGAAGGGATCTTAACTATATTTTCTCTATTGAAGTAATTTTCTTACTGTATGGGAAAGTTGAATTTTCAAGGAGAGTGTCAGTGTATGGGAAAGTTGAATTTTCAAGGAGAGTGTCAGGGCAAGATAGCTTCCAATAAGAGCAAGTTCTACTTTCTCTTATTTGTACATATTGGGGCTTTGGGGTATGTTGGGTActtttttctgatgtttttaaaGGTGTGGAAATTGTCTACTCTAACCCCCTTTCGTACTGATGTAAAAGctgaagcactgaagaattgaactgATAGCTGGCCGAAGATCTTTGAAGTTAGTTGGTAGAACAAGAATTAGAATTAAGGTCTCCTAACTTTCCAACCTAGGTTTATTAAAACCAGTCATTGCACTTGAGATTAAAGTGGTAAGCTCCTTAGCGTTGATGAGAGGATCATGTTGTAGATAGTTTGagctttaaataataaaagatggGAGATAGTTCTTCTGCTGTCAAcctactaaatttttttttttaaggggtaTCACCTTGTTTCGTCCTTCCCATCTGACGAACAAGTTTGAAGACAGGACTGTGTCATATACAGAACAGAAAATGACCAGTGGGAAGATTAAAAGATTTATTCAGGAAAACATGTGAGTACATCTTTATACTTTTTTTGGCATTTCTTGgcttcattttagtttttttcatcCTAGTTATTAAGCATACTATCAGTTATTTAATGTTAACTTCATAATATAGATAAAAACCTGCCAAATTTGATAATGGATTCTGTCATTTCAGTTTTGGTATCTGCCCTCACATGACAGAAGACAATAAAGATTTACTACAGGGCAAGGATTTACTTATCGCTTACTATGATGTGGACTACGAAAAGAACGCTAAAGGTTCCAACTACTGGAGAAACAGGTAATAAGAATAACTTCTCCCCTTTGTAGACAAGTTTCCGCAGTGCATAAACAGTTTCTTCTAACTATCCTGTTGCCATGTGTGATCAAGGACAAATAAACTATTTCCAAAAACTACTGGGCATATCTTCCACAGGTGTTCCTTTGCCTTGTGATACAGCTGATTCCTGCCCTCCCAGAAAAGGTGCAGATGCCATCTAAAATGTCCTTTAACACATTGTGCCTTGTTGCCCATTGAGACCCTCAGTGCACTTTACAGATTTTCATTCTGGATTAGTTATTAATGCCTGcagtattttatattatataatatggcAGCATTCAGTGGGAATGGACTGTTTGCCTGAATATCACTGGTTTGGCAGTGAAGTTCAGTAGGACCTTGGAGTACACCATAATCCTATGTCAGTGCACAAGAATACAAGTTCAGACTGATTCCAGAGGGCTGCAGGGACTCTTAAATGTTGCTTTCTACTTTCTTGCTTCTTGGTTTCAGAAGTGATTTACCATCCTGGTGTACTCTTGGCATAAATCTCCCTTGTTTCCCACAGAGTGATGATGGTGGCAAAGAAATTCCTGGATGCTGGAAAGAAACTCCATTTTGCTGTAGCTAGCCGCAAAACCTTTagccatgaactttcagattttGGCTTGGAAAGCACTACTGGAGAGATTCCTGTTGTTGCTGTCAGAACCGCAAAAGGAGAGAAGTTTGTCATGCAGGAGGAGTTCTCGTGAGTTACAAGTTAGCGTGGGTTTGGGATTTGATTCTGCAAAGACGCCGTTAAAGCCTTTGACACTACTGAGGATGTATAAAGAAGAACACTGGAATGTGAAGCTAGGTTAAGACCCATGACTGtcatttttctgaattaattAGTTATAGATATTTTAAGGATCATGATtcttaataaattttgaaaagcaaaaaagatgGCAGCTTGGAATTCTTACATGACTATTTCCACCCTGCCATTAAATATAGTAAATAGAGAACACTAGATAGCCTCTTTGAGACTGATGTAATTTCAGACCAAACTAGTCCCCTCCCATCCCTACAGAATGTCTTTGTTCTTGGAATACCACATTGGCCTAAAGTAAACTCAGGAAATTGGAGACATCTTAAGACAAAACCAGACAGTTTTGACCATCACCTTCTGAGACTTTGGGAgattaaaacaagagaaaattttCCTGTGAGTGAAGCCAGTAGAACAAGATACCATAAATAGGCACTGTTCTCCAGAGCAACAAAGTAAGACCTGGTTCTTTTGCAGAATTGAATTTCCAGAAGGACCAAtgtgttcttctttctctgacCTTTCTAATCCACAAAGAACACTAGAAGTACAAGAAGGTGGTGGTTTCTCATTCAGTCTGTAGTTCTGCATATTGAGAAATGAGGACCCcccccccgctttttttttttttttaaacttccagtTACTTCCTAGGGTTGAAACTTAAGCTAAAACAGAAACAGTTAAGCTAAAGTGGAAACTTCTCTAAAAATTACCTTTAGTTCTCTCATTGGTGGGAGTATGTTAACAAGCTCATCTTTGTCTTTCTAATATCAGGCGTGATGGCAAGGCTCTTGAGAGGTTCCTGGAGGATTACTTCGATGGCAACCTGAAGAGATACCTGAAGTCTGAGCCTATCCCAGAGAGCAATGATGGGCCTGTAAAGGTGAGGTGCTCACAGGGACCTCGAACCCCTACACAGCTGCCTCTCCTCATTTCTTTATTCCCAAAATGCTGGGTCTCAGTGAAGACAAGGTTGGCTAttgagtttctgtttttgtttgtcctTACCTCTCTCATCATAAATTAAGCATTGGCAGAGCTCATAATGCTTAATAGGGGAATTTTATGATATTTGTATTAGGGCTCAGTGACTCTTTGGGACAGAACAAGCTAACCCCTAAGAGTAGTTGTAAGATTGTTGCTGTAAGATTATTTTAAGGAAGAGTTGGGTAGCACTTGTTTCCTGTGACTTTTTGAACTCAGTCTGACAGGTGACAGACACGGGAGTGAGTTGCTTTCTGGGGAATGGTAATATCTTAATAAAGCCTGAAAGTGCAAGTTGGATTTCAGTAATGTATTTTCAGTGGCAACACAACCAGTTTGAGAGGGATTGAGTCCAGGAACAAATACAGCTCATGAGTGTATTCAACTGGCCTTACCAACTAGTGAATCTTCTGTGTTTTCCAGGTAGTGGTAGCAGAGAATTTTGATGAAATAGTGAATAATGAAGATAAAGATGTGCTGATTGAGTTTTATGCTCCTTGGTGTGGTCACTGTAAGAATCTGGAGCCTAAGTATAAAGAACTGGGAGAGAAGGTAAGTGCGAAGTATATTATAAATTGAATTTGAGTTGGAAGTTAGCATCGGCTATTGATTAATAGTTACCCTAATTAGTTCAGAACTTAGGCACTGGTGGATTTTCTTTCAGCTGTCTCCTGTGCACTGTCTCCTGACTGTACTCTGAGCTTACTCAGTGCCTTAGATACCTGCTTTAACTTTCCACTCCTCAGACTCCATCTAGATTATGATTAAAAGTACCTTGGCCTCTGAATTTGGTAATGGCTTATATGAATTCATTATATTCCTCCATCTTAAATCACTTGTCTTAGCTGATGTCTTCCTTAGGCCAGGTAATTTTGCAGGTGTCTGTATATAGTCTTAATATGTAGGAaccaagagagaaaagggaagtttATGGGAAGTTTGATACTTCTGAAAGTATCACTACTTTTTCCGGCTCAGCAAAAAAACCTATCCAGCTGTTAATGGTTTTAAGTCCTAAATTGACTGTGTCCCTCTTCACTGAAAACTTGAAACTTAAAGACCTAACCTTTTTATTAACAGCTCAGAAAAGATCCAAATATTGTCatagccaagatggatgctacaGCCAACGATGTGCCTTCTCCATATGAAGTCAGAGGGTAAGTAGATTAAAAGCTAGTAAAAGTGTCTAGGCAATTGATAGGAAAAAATGAGCTtgtaaatcatttttatattggGCATGGTTTGGAGAGTCCTCATATCCCAATTGAACACAGAACCACCAGTGCCTTCCTGGCTTCAGGTTTCTGCAGCATGGGCCCTCATGACTGCCCCAGACCTTGTGAGCTTTCATATTCCTGTGTTCTAATAGGATGTAACCTTGTCACTGAAGGACAAAGTATCTGGTCAGATTAGAAATCATGAAGAAAAGTTATTCCTAGAAACAGTTATTAGGGAAGTGTATATTAGAGTTACTCTGAAATTTCTTcaactctttcttcttttcccagttttcctACCATCTACTTCTCTCCAGCCAACAAGAAGCAGAATCCAAAGAAATATGAAGTAAGTGCATTGTCTCATCTCCCCACAAATACAGACACACGCATACAGATCCAGTTCTTTAACTGAATTTATATAAGTGGAAACTCAACTCTAATGGTCAATATGGTTGctcatgtgctttttaaaatacaaaaggcTTCCTATTGAGAGGGGAGAAAACccacagttttttaaaaggttaaatttTCAGAGTTATCTTTCTGTTTTCAGGGTGGCCGTGAATTAAGTGATTTTATTAGCTATCTAAAGCGAGAGGCTACAAACCCCCCTGTAATTCAAGAAGAAAaacccaagaagaagaagaaggcacAGGAGGATCTCTAAAGCAGCAGCCAAACATCATACCACTTTGTCAAAGGACTTTTCCaccagagatgggaaaaccaatgGGGAGGACTGGGACCCGTATGGAATTACTGCCTCTCAGGGCTGAGAGGACAGAATGGTTATAATCTGAGTCCTGTTAAATTTTCTCTAAACTGTTTCTTAGCTGCACTGTTTATGAAAATACCAGAACCAGTTTATGTTTGTGGTTTTGGGAAAAATTATTTGTGTTGAGGGGAatgttgtgggggtggggggaattgaGTTGGGgggttattttctaattttttttgtaCATTTGGAACAGTGACAATAAATGCGCCCCCTTtatactgtcttttctccatgagTTGGGGAACCAGAGGTTCTCTAGACCAGCAGTGTCCAGTAGAACTTTGATAGAAATGATGAATAGCtatgatagaaatgttctataaTCTTCATTGCCTAATACCTATTGCtgttgagcatttgaaatgtagCTAGAACCATATTTTAGATTTTCATTAAACAGTTATGTGTAGGGCGAGTAACTACCATGATGGTCCGTACAGCTGTCTGCACTGGGTCCATAGTTAATCACCTGCAAATCATTTCCAAATTTCATCTCCTTCTATCCTTATAGAACAGGTGAAGGACCTTTCTTGTTGGGCTGTTGCTGGCCTCCCATGCCCTAAGGTTGGGTTGCTATTTATCCTTGCCATGCAGCTGAGCATGTTTATACCTCCCAGGGGCTATTCTCTGCCCAGAAATGCCCTGTGTGGGTGTGGCACCAGGTTGGGGTTCATTCAAGCTGTTTCAGGAATTGCTGACACTGATGGGTACAGCTCTCTCCCCCAAAGCCCAGGGTGTGGTTGttaacttccttctccaggggaaacgGGAAAGGCAGTGTCCTTCTTGGTTGTGAGTGAAATATCCACTTTCTTATGCAGCAGTGAGGAACAAAAAGGATAGGACTGGCAAAAGAATTGAACcatttccctcttcctttttttggGTAAATCCAAA from Ovis canadensis isolate MfBH-ARS-UI-01 breed Bighorn chromosome 18, ARS-UI_OviCan_v2, whole genome shotgun sequence encodes the following:
- the PDIA3 gene encoding protein disulfide-isomerase A3, whose translation is MRLRCLALFPGLALLLAAARLAAASDVLELTDDNFESRITDTGSSGLMLVEFFAPWCGHCKKLAPEYEAAATRLKGIVPLAKVDCTANTNTCNKYGVSGYPTLKIFRDGEESGAYDGPRTADGIVSHLKKQAGPASVPLKSEEEFEKFINDKDASVVGFFKDLFSEAHSEFLKAASNLRDNYRFAHTNIESLVNKYDDDGEGITLFRPSHLTNKFEDRTVSYTEQKMTSGKIKRFIQENIFGICPHMTEDNKDLLQGKDLLIAYYDVDYEKNAKGSNYWRNRVMMVAKKFLDAGKKLHFAVASRKTFSHELSDFGLESTTGEIPVVAVRTAKGEKFVMQEEFSRDGKALERFLEDYFDGNLKRYLKSEPIPESNDGPVKVVVAENFDEIVNNEDKDVLIEFYAPWCGHCKNLEPKYKELGEKLRKDPNIVIAKMDATANDVPSPYEVRGFPTIYFSPANKKQNPKKYEGGRELSDFISYLKREATNPPVIQEEKPKKKKKAQEDL